A genomic segment from Salvia splendens isolate huo1 chromosome 13, SspV2, whole genome shotgun sequence encodes:
- the LOC121762795 gene encoding B3 domain-containing transcription repressor VAL1-like: protein MGSKNCMNEACRGTTSSDSKKGWSLKSGGFAGLCYKCGSAYENSVYCETYHQDESGWRECRICGKIVHCGCIASKHLFEYMEFGGVACITCAKRLEIQSPQPVQVPNNITSIKSTNKTFTREAQPVVIERRVEDEKFSTQKLLQLTRAIGANSVPSSVELKKDESLLRSAESSNRVQNHSQNCSSPVFVKSDYSRPKQGVKDMYESLALPSLKFSLSSPLGSSNSVLPIPVPGGIVEANEPTKGSLQHGQRARHISPKPPKPSSESNKGSSSQTRVPRPPAEGRGRSQLLPRYWPRITDQELQQLSGDFKSTIIPLFEKTLSASDAGRIGRLVLPKACAEAYFPTINQSEGIPIRIQDIKGKEWTFQFRFWPNNNSRMYVLEGVTPCIQNMQLQAGDTVIFSRIDPGGQLVIGCRKAATNTDVQEPQQPPALNCDSPGEASFSGINDTPTSNGGRASDDSQPPHLTISEKKKARNIKNKRLHMHNNEASELRVTWEEAQELFRPAPSSEPTVVTVDGYEFEEFEEPPVFGKRIIFITQPSGEQEQLAQCNSCSKWRRLPVSALVSAKWICSDNTWDSSRAMCSAPEDLSPIDLKPSSVNKENKKRKVSESAVSKEGEPSGLDALANAAVLGDNIADMGDYSAGATTKHPRHRPGCSCIVCIQPPSGKGKHEPTCKCNVCLTVRRRFKTLMMRKKKRQSEREAELAQEKEDSKSAAKLELEKEDIAGLALLNMNNLEKETGSNGDHANVEETSKGGGLDLNCDPHREDEILADASGMSLTTLMNTAAFPMEVYAGQNGAVPRSESCSADGGGTAEGQEG, encoded by the exons ATGGGGTCCAAGAATTGCATGAATGAGGCGTGCCGCGGAACGACGTCGTCGGATTCGAAGAAAGGTTGGAGCTTGAAATCCGGTGGATTTGCTGGGCTTTGTTACAAGTGCGG ATCTGCGTATGAGAACTCTGTTTACTGTGAAACGTACCATCAAGACGAATCTGGTTGGAGGGAATGCAGAATATGTGGAAAg ATTGTTCACTGTGGGTGTATTGCTTCAAAACATCTATTTGAATACATGGAATTCGGCGGTGTTGCATGCATAACTTGTGCCAAGCGTTTGGAAATTCAGTCTCCACAACCAGTACAG GTTCCTAATAATATTACAAGCATCAAATCTACCAACAAAACTTTTACTAGGGAGGCCCAGCCAGTAGTTATTGAACGTAGAGTTGAAGATGAGAAATTCAGCACACAAAAGCTTCTGCAGCTGACGAGGGCTATAGGGGCCAATAGCGTACCTTCATCAGTTGAGCTTAAAAAAGATGAATCCTTGCTTAGATCTGCAGAAAGTAGTAACCGCGTACAGAATCACTCCCAAAATTGTTCATCACCAGTTTTTGTCAAATCTGACTACAGCAGACCGAAACAAGGGGTCAAAGATATGTATGAATCTCTAGCTCTTCCATCCCTGAAGTTCTCGTTGAGTTCTCCTTTGGGTAGTTCAAACAGTGTGCTGCCTATTCCTGTTCCCGGTGGGATAGTCGAAGCAAATGAACCGACAAAAGGTTCTTTGCAACATGGGCAAAGGGCACGACATATTTCACCCAAACCCCCCAAACCCAGCTCAGAGTCGAATAAAGGGTCTTCTTCACAGACACGTGTTCCTAGGCCTCCAGCTGAAGGCCGAGGACGCAGTCAGTTACTTCCTCGGTACTGGCCTAGGATCACGGACCAAGAGCTGCAACAATTATCTGGAGA TTTCAAATCCACTATCATACCATTGTTCGAGAAGACTCTGAGTGCCAGTGATGCTGGGCGAATTGGTCGCCTGGTCCTTCCAAAAGCGTGTGCTGAA GCATATTTTCCTACTATCAATCAATCAGAGGGTATACCAATACGGATTCAGGACATAAAGGGAAAGGAGTGGACGTTTCAGTTCAGATTTTGGCCTAATAATAATAGCCGGATGTATGTTTTGGAGGGCGTAACACCGTGCATCCAAAATATGCAGTTACAAGCTGGTGACACAG TGATATTTAGTCGGATAGATCCTGGGGGCCAGCTTGTCATAGGCTGTCGGAAGGCAGCTACCAACACTGATGTGCAG GAGCCACAACAACCACCAGCCTTGAACTGCGATTCTCCGGGGGAGGCGTCATTTTCTGGGATTAATGATACTCCGACTTCT AACGGAGGCAGAGCATCTGATGATTCACAACCCCCACATCTGACCATatcagagaagaagaaggctagAAACATTAAAAACAAGAGGCTTCACATGCACAACAACGAGGCTTCGGAACTTAGGGTCACTTGGGAAGAAGCTCAGGAGCTTTTTCGTCCAGCTCCTTCTTCTGAGCCAACTGTGGTCACAGTTGATGGGTATGAATTCGAAGAATTTGAG GAACCACCCGTTTTTGGAAAGAGGATTATTTTCATTACTCAACCTTCTGG TGAGCAGGAACAACTGGCTCAATGTAACAGTTGTTCAAAGTGGCGAAGGTTGCCTGTCAGCGCTCTTGTCTCTGCAAAGTGGATATGTTCTGATAATACCTGGGACTCGAGCAG GGCCATGTGTTCTGCTCCAGAGGATTTAAGCCCGATAGATCTCAAGCCCTCGAGTGTCAACAAAG AAAACAAGAAGCGGAAGGTTTCAGAAAGCGCAGTGTCGAAAGAAGGGGAGCCGTCCGGGCTGGACGCGCTGGCTAACGCTGCGGTTCTCGGCGACAACATAGCCGATATGGGGGATTACTCGGCCGGAGCCACCACAAAGCACCCGCGCCACCGTCCGGGCTGCTCGTGCATCGTCTGCATCCAGCCGCCAAGCGGGAAGGGGAAGCACGAGCCCACGTGCAAGTGCAACGTCTGCCTGACCGTCAGGCGGCGCTTCAAGACACTGATGATGCGCAAGAAGAAACGGCAGTCGGAGCGTGAGGCTGAGCTCGCGCAGGAGAAGGAGGACAGCAAGTCCGCCGCGAAACTCGAGCTCGAGAAGGAGGACATTGCCGGGCTGGCGCTCCTCAACATGAACAACCTGGAGAAGGAGACGGGCAGCAACGGGGACCACGCGAATGTGGAGGAGACGAGCAAGGGAGGAGGGTTGGACTTGAACTGCGATCCCCACCGGGAAGACGAGATCCTCGCGGATGCGTCGGGTATGAGCTTGACTACATTGATGAACACGGCTGCTTTCCCTATGGAAGTGTACGCGGGGCAGAATGGGGCTGTGCCGAGGTCGGAATCTTGCTCGGCTGACGGCGGAGGCACTGCAGAAGGCCAAGAGGGATGA